The Elephas maximus indicus isolate mEleMax1 chromosome 19, mEleMax1 primary haplotype, whole genome shotgun sequence genome contains a region encoding:
- the UNK gene encoding RING finger protein unkempt homolog isoform X1, whose product MPGHLSFQLQSSSLPFMFVLRSSGPKSPGPWPRAPAVLAGRYLKEFRTEQCPLFVQHKCTQHRPYTCFHWHFVNQRRRRSIRRRDGTFNYSPDVYCTKYDEATGLCPEGDECPFLHRTTGDTERRYHLRYYKTGICIHETDSKGNCTKNGLHCAFAHGPHDLRSPVYDIRELQAMEALQNGQTTVEGSIEGQSAGAASHAMIEKILSEEPRWQETTYVLGNYKTEPCKKPPRLCRQGYACPYYHNSKDRRRSPRKHKYRSSPCPNVKHGDEWGDPGKCENGDACQYCHTRTEQQFHPEIYKSTKCNDMQQSGSCPRGPFCAFAHVEQPPLSDDLQPSSAVSSPTQPGPVLYMPSAAGDSVPVSPSSPHAPDLSTLLCRNSSLGSPSNLCGSPPGSIRKPPNLEGIVFPGEPSLAPSSYKKAPGFEREDQVGAEYLKNFKCQAKIKSHSLEPRSQEQPLLQPKQDVLGLLPVGSPLTSSISSSITSSLAATPPSPVGTSSIPGMNANALPFYPTSDTVESVIESALDDLDLNEFGVAALEKTFDSSTVPHPGSITIGGSLLQSSAPVNIPGSLGSSASFHSASPSPPVSLSSHFLQQPQSHLSQSENTFLGTSASHGSLGLNGMNSSIWEHFASGSFSPGTSPAFLSGPGAAELARLRQELEEANCTIKQWEESWKQAKQACDAWKKEAEEASERASAAGAECELAREQRDALEVQVKKLQEELERLHAGPDPPALPAFSDLEALSLSTLYSLQKQLRAHLEQVDKAVFHVQSVKCLKCQEQSRAVLPCQHAVLCELCAEGGECPVCQPGRAHTLQS is encoded by the exons ATGCCTGGTCACCTGAGCTTCCAGCTTCAAAGCAGCAGCCTTCCTTTCATGTTTGTCCTCAGATCTTCGGGGCCTAAGTCTCCCGGGCCCTGGCCCAGAGCCCCAGCTGTGCTTGCGGGCAG GTACCTGAAGGAGTTCCGCACGGAGCAGTGCCCACTCTTTGTGCAGCACAAATGCACTCAGCATCGGCCCTATACCTGCTTCCACTGGCACTTCGTGAACCAGCGGCGCCGCCGGTCCATCCGCCGCCGGGACGGCACCTTCAACTACAGCCCCGACGTCTACTGCACCAAATACGACGAGGCGACAGGCCTCTGCCCGGAGGGCGACGA GTGCCCGTTCCTACACAGGACCACAGGGGACACTGAGCGCAGGTACCACCTACGCTACTACAAAACTGGAATCTGCATCCACGAGACAGACTCCAAAGGCAACTGCACCAAAAACGGCCTACACTGCGCTTTCGCCCACGGGCCCCATGATCTCCGCTCCCCTGTCTACGATATCAG GGAGCTCCAGGCCATGGAGGCCTTGCAGAATGGCCAGACCACAGTAGAGGGCAGCATTGAGGGCCAGTCGGCTGGGGCTGCGAGCCATGCCATGATAGAGAAGATCCTTAGCGAGGAGCCACGGTGGCAAG AGACTACTTATGTGCTGGGGAACTATAAGACGGAGCCGTGCAAGAAGCCCCCGcggctgtgccgccagggctatGCCTGTCCCTACTACCACAACAGCAAGGACCGGCGGCGGAGTCCCCGGAAGCACAAATACAG GTCATCTCCGTGTCCAAATGTGAAACACGGGGACGAGTGGGGAGACCCTGGCAAGTGTGAGAATGGAGATGCCTGCCAGTATTGCCACACCCGCACGGAGCAGcagttccacccagag ATCTACAAATCCACCAAGTGCAACGACATGCAGCAGTCGGGTAGCTGTCCTCGCGGACCCTTCTGCGCCTTTGCCCACGTAGAAC AGCCACCCCTAAGTGATGACCTGCAGCCTTCTTCAGCTGTATCCAGCCCCACCCAGCCGGGTCCCGTCCTGTACATGCCGTCTGCTGCCGGAGACTCGGTGCCTGTGAGCCCCTCCAGCCCGCACGCCCCTGACCTCAGCACC CTGCTCTGTAGAAACAGCAGCCTGGGCAGCCCATCGAACCTCTGCGGCTCTCCGCCGGGCTCCATCAGGAAGCCCCCCAACCTGGAGGGCATTGTCTTCCCTGGGGAGCCCAGCCTTGCCCCCAGCAGCTACAAGAAGGCTCCTGGCTTCGAGAGGGAAGACCAGGTGGGAGCTGAGTACCTGAAAAATTTCAAATGCCAG GCCAAAATAAAATCCCATTCCCTAGAGCCCAGAAGTCAAGAGCAGCCTCTGCTACAGCCCAAACAG GACGTGCTGGGCCTCCTCCCCGTGGGCAGCCCCCTGACCTCAAGCATCTCTTCTAGCATCACGTCCAGCCTGGCAGCTACTCCCCCTAGCCCTGTGGGCACCAGCAGCATCCCTGGCATGAATGCAAACGCACTGCCCTTCTACCCCACCAGCGACACGGTAGAGTCGGTCATAG AGTCAGCCCTGGATGACCTGGACCTGAACGAGTTTGGGGTGGCCGCCCTGGAGAAGACTTTTGATAGCAGCACAGTGCCCCACCCGGGCAGCATCACAATCG GCGGCAGTTTGCTGCAGAGTTCTGCACCTGTGAACATCCCTGGCTCCCTGGGCAGCTCTGCCTCCTTCCACTCAGCGTCCCCGTCCCCTCCTGTCAGTCTCTCCTCACATTTCCTGCAGCAGCCCCAGAGCCACCTGAGCCAGTCAGAAAACACGTTTTTGGGGACCTCAGCATCACATGGATCTTTGG GTCTGAACGGGATGAACAGCAGCATCTGGGAGCACTTTGCCTCTGGAAGCTTCTCCCCAGGCACATCTCCTGCCTTCCTGTCAGGCCCGGGGGCTGCAGAGCTGGCCCGGCTTCGGCAAGAGCTAGAGGAAGCCAACTGCACCATCAAGCAGTGGGAGGAGTCCTGGAAGCAAGCCAAGCAG GCTTGTGATGCCtggaagaaggaggcagaggaggCCAGCGAGCGGGCCAGTGCGGCTGGCGCCGAGTGCGAGCTGGCCCGGGAGCAGCGTGATGCGCTGGAGGTGCAGGTGAAGAAACTGCAGGAGGAGCTGGAGCGGCTGCACGCGGGGCCTGACCCACCGGCCCTGCCCGCCTTCTCCGACCTGGAGGCCCTCTcgctctccaccctctattcccTCCAGAAGCAGCTGCGggcccacctggagcaagtgGACAAG GCCGTGTTCCACGTGCAGTCGGTGAAATGCCTTAAGTGTCAAGAGCAGAGCCGGGCGGTGCTGCCATGCCAACATGCTGTGCTGTGCGAGCTGTGTGCTGAGGGTGGCGAGTGTCCTGTCTGCCAGCCCGGCCGGGCCCACACCCTGCAGTCGTGA
- the UNK gene encoding RING finger protein unkempt homolog isoform X4 has product MPGHLSFQLQSSSLPFMFVLRSSGPKSPGPWPRAPAVLAGRYLKEFRTEQCPLFVQHKCTQHRPYTCFHWHFVNQRRRRSIRRRDGTFNYSPDVYCTKYDEATGLCPEGDECPFLHRTTGDTERRYHLRYYKTGICIHETDSKGNCTKNGLHCAFAHGPHDLRSPVYDIRELQAMEALQNGQTTVEGSIEGQSAGAASHAMIEKILSEEPRWQETTYVLGNYKTEPCKKPPRLCRQGYACPYYHNSKDRRRSPRKHKYRSSPCPNVKHGDEWGDPGKCENGDACQYCHTRTEQQFHPEIYKSTKCNDMQQSGSCPRGPFCAFAHVEQPPLSDDLQPSSAVSSPTQPGPVLYMPSAAGDSVPVSPSSPHAPDLSTLLCRNSSLGSPSNLCGSPPGSIRKPPNLEGIVFPGEPSLAPSSYKKAPGFEREDQVGAEYLKNFKCQAKIKSHSLEPRSQEQPLLQPKQDVLGLLPVGSPLTSSISSSITSSLAATPPSPVGTSSIPGMNANALPFYPTSDTVESVIESALDDLDLNEFGVAALEKTFDSSTVPHPGSITIGGSLLQSSAPVNIPGSLGSSASFHSASPSPPVSLSSHFLQQPQSHLSQSENTFLGTSASHGSLGPGAAELARLRQELEEANCTIKQWEESWKQAKQACDAWKKEAEEASERASAAGAECELAREQRDALEVQVKKLQEELERLHAGPDPPALPAFSDLEALSLSTLYSLQKQLRAHLEQVDKAVFHVQSVKCLKCQEQSRAVLPCQHAVLCELCAEGGECPVCQPGRAHTLQS; this is encoded by the exons ATGCCTGGTCACCTGAGCTTCCAGCTTCAAAGCAGCAGCCTTCCTTTCATGTTTGTCCTCAGATCTTCGGGGCCTAAGTCTCCCGGGCCCTGGCCCAGAGCCCCAGCTGTGCTTGCGGGCAG GTACCTGAAGGAGTTCCGCACGGAGCAGTGCCCACTCTTTGTGCAGCACAAATGCACTCAGCATCGGCCCTATACCTGCTTCCACTGGCACTTCGTGAACCAGCGGCGCCGCCGGTCCATCCGCCGCCGGGACGGCACCTTCAACTACAGCCCCGACGTCTACTGCACCAAATACGACGAGGCGACAGGCCTCTGCCCGGAGGGCGACGA GTGCCCGTTCCTACACAGGACCACAGGGGACACTGAGCGCAGGTACCACCTACGCTACTACAAAACTGGAATCTGCATCCACGAGACAGACTCCAAAGGCAACTGCACCAAAAACGGCCTACACTGCGCTTTCGCCCACGGGCCCCATGATCTCCGCTCCCCTGTCTACGATATCAG GGAGCTCCAGGCCATGGAGGCCTTGCAGAATGGCCAGACCACAGTAGAGGGCAGCATTGAGGGCCAGTCGGCTGGGGCTGCGAGCCATGCCATGATAGAGAAGATCCTTAGCGAGGAGCCACGGTGGCAAG AGACTACTTATGTGCTGGGGAACTATAAGACGGAGCCGTGCAAGAAGCCCCCGcggctgtgccgccagggctatGCCTGTCCCTACTACCACAACAGCAAGGACCGGCGGCGGAGTCCCCGGAAGCACAAATACAG GTCATCTCCGTGTCCAAATGTGAAACACGGGGACGAGTGGGGAGACCCTGGCAAGTGTGAGAATGGAGATGCCTGCCAGTATTGCCACACCCGCACGGAGCAGcagttccacccagag ATCTACAAATCCACCAAGTGCAACGACATGCAGCAGTCGGGTAGCTGTCCTCGCGGACCCTTCTGCGCCTTTGCCCACGTAGAAC AGCCACCCCTAAGTGATGACCTGCAGCCTTCTTCAGCTGTATCCAGCCCCACCCAGCCGGGTCCCGTCCTGTACATGCCGTCTGCTGCCGGAGACTCGGTGCCTGTGAGCCCCTCCAGCCCGCACGCCCCTGACCTCAGCACC CTGCTCTGTAGAAACAGCAGCCTGGGCAGCCCATCGAACCTCTGCGGCTCTCCGCCGGGCTCCATCAGGAAGCCCCCCAACCTGGAGGGCATTGTCTTCCCTGGGGAGCCCAGCCTTGCCCCCAGCAGCTACAAGAAGGCTCCTGGCTTCGAGAGGGAAGACCAGGTGGGAGCTGAGTACCTGAAAAATTTCAAATGCCAG GCCAAAATAAAATCCCATTCCCTAGAGCCCAGAAGTCAAGAGCAGCCTCTGCTACAGCCCAAACAG GACGTGCTGGGCCTCCTCCCCGTGGGCAGCCCCCTGACCTCAAGCATCTCTTCTAGCATCACGTCCAGCCTGGCAGCTACTCCCCCTAGCCCTGTGGGCACCAGCAGCATCCCTGGCATGAATGCAAACGCACTGCCCTTCTACCCCACCAGCGACACGGTAGAGTCGGTCATAG AGTCAGCCCTGGATGACCTGGACCTGAACGAGTTTGGGGTGGCCGCCCTGGAGAAGACTTTTGATAGCAGCACAGTGCCCCACCCGGGCAGCATCACAATCG GCGGCAGTTTGCTGCAGAGTTCTGCACCTGTGAACATCCCTGGCTCCCTGGGCAGCTCTGCCTCCTTCCACTCAGCGTCCCCGTCCCCTCCTGTCAGTCTCTCCTCACATTTCCTGCAGCAGCCCCAGAGCCACCTGAGCCAGTCAGAAAACACGTTTTTGGGGACCTCAGCATCACATGGATCTTTGG GCCCGGGGGCTGCAGAGCTGGCCCGGCTTCGGCAAGAGCTAGAGGAAGCCAACTGCACCATCAAGCAGTGGGAGGAGTCCTGGAAGCAAGCCAAGCAG GCTTGTGATGCCtggaagaaggaggcagaggaggCCAGCGAGCGGGCCAGTGCGGCTGGCGCCGAGTGCGAGCTGGCCCGGGAGCAGCGTGATGCGCTGGAGGTGCAGGTGAAGAAACTGCAGGAGGAGCTGGAGCGGCTGCACGCGGGGCCTGACCCACCGGCCCTGCCCGCCTTCTCCGACCTGGAGGCCCTCTcgctctccaccctctattcccTCCAGAAGCAGCTGCGggcccacctggagcaagtgGACAAG GCCGTGTTCCACGTGCAGTCGGTGAAATGCCTTAAGTGTCAAGAGCAGAGCCGGGCGGTGCTGCCATGCCAACATGCTGTGCTGTGCGAGCTGTGTGCTGAGGGTGGCGAGTGTCCTGTCTGCCAGCCCGGCCGGGCCCACACCCTGCAGTCGTGA
- the UNK gene encoding RING finger protein unkempt homolog isoform X2, whose amino-acid sequence MPGHLSFQLQSSSLPFMFVLRSSGPKSPGPWPRAPAVLAGRYLKEFRTEQCPLFVQHKCTQHRPYTCFHWHFVNQRRRRSIRRRDGTFNYSPDVYCTKYDEATGLCPEGDECPFLHRTTGDTERRYHLRYYKTGICIHETDSKGNCTKNGLHCAFAHGPHDLRSPVYDIRELQAMEALQNGQTTVEGSIEGQSAGAASHAMIEKILSEEPRWQETTYVLGNYKTEPCKKPPRLCRQGYACPYYHNSKDRRRSPRKHKYRSSPCPNVKHGDEWGDPGKCENGDACQYCHTRTEQQFHPEIYKSTKCNDMQQSGSCPRGPFCAFAHVEQPPLSDDLQPSSAVSSPTQPGPVLYMPSAAGDSVPLLCRNSSLGSPSNLCGSPPGSIRKPPNLEGIVFPGEPSLAPSSYKKAPGFEREDQVGAEYLKNFKCQAKIKSHSLEPRSQEQPLLQPKQDVLGLLPVGSPLTSSISSSITSSLAATPPSPVGTSSIPGMNANALPFYPTSDTVESVIESALDDLDLNEFGVAALEKTFDSSTVPHPGSITIGGSLLQSSAPVNIPGSLGSSASFHSASPSPPVSLSSHFLQQPQSHLSQSENTFLGTSASHGSLGLNGMNSSIWEHFASGSFSPGTSPAFLSGPGAAELARLRQELEEANCTIKQWEESWKQAKQACDAWKKEAEEASERASAAGAECELAREQRDALEVQVKKLQEELERLHAGPDPPALPAFSDLEALSLSTLYSLQKQLRAHLEQVDKAVFHVQSVKCLKCQEQSRAVLPCQHAVLCELCAEGGECPVCQPGRAHTLQS is encoded by the exons ATGCCTGGTCACCTGAGCTTCCAGCTTCAAAGCAGCAGCCTTCCTTTCATGTTTGTCCTCAGATCTTCGGGGCCTAAGTCTCCCGGGCCCTGGCCCAGAGCCCCAGCTGTGCTTGCGGGCAG GTACCTGAAGGAGTTCCGCACGGAGCAGTGCCCACTCTTTGTGCAGCACAAATGCACTCAGCATCGGCCCTATACCTGCTTCCACTGGCACTTCGTGAACCAGCGGCGCCGCCGGTCCATCCGCCGCCGGGACGGCACCTTCAACTACAGCCCCGACGTCTACTGCACCAAATACGACGAGGCGACAGGCCTCTGCCCGGAGGGCGACGA GTGCCCGTTCCTACACAGGACCACAGGGGACACTGAGCGCAGGTACCACCTACGCTACTACAAAACTGGAATCTGCATCCACGAGACAGACTCCAAAGGCAACTGCACCAAAAACGGCCTACACTGCGCTTTCGCCCACGGGCCCCATGATCTCCGCTCCCCTGTCTACGATATCAG GGAGCTCCAGGCCATGGAGGCCTTGCAGAATGGCCAGACCACAGTAGAGGGCAGCATTGAGGGCCAGTCGGCTGGGGCTGCGAGCCATGCCATGATAGAGAAGATCCTTAGCGAGGAGCCACGGTGGCAAG AGACTACTTATGTGCTGGGGAACTATAAGACGGAGCCGTGCAAGAAGCCCCCGcggctgtgccgccagggctatGCCTGTCCCTACTACCACAACAGCAAGGACCGGCGGCGGAGTCCCCGGAAGCACAAATACAG GTCATCTCCGTGTCCAAATGTGAAACACGGGGACGAGTGGGGAGACCCTGGCAAGTGTGAGAATGGAGATGCCTGCCAGTATTGCCACACCCGCACGGAGCAGcagttccacccagag ATCTACAAATCCACCAAGTGCAACGACATGCAGCAGTCGGGTAGCTGTCCTCGCGGACCCTTCTGCGCCTTTGCCCACGTAGAAC AGCCACCCCTAAGTGATGACCTGCAGCCTTCTTCAGCTGTATCCAGCCCCACCCAGCCGGGTCCCGTCCTGTACATGCCGTCTGCTGCCGGAGACTCGGTGCCT CTGCTCTGTAGAAACAGCAGCCTGGGCAGCCCATCGAACCTCTGCGGCTCTCCGCCGGGCTCCATCAGGAAGCCCCCCAACCTGGAGGGCATTGTCTTCCCTGGGGAGCCCAGCCTTGCCCCCAGCAGCTACAAGAAGGCTCCTGGCTTCGAGAGGGAAGACCAGGTGGGAGCTGAGTACCTGAAAAATTTCAAATGCCAG GCCAAAATAAAATCCCATTCCCTAGAGCCCAGAAGTCAAGAGCAGCCTCTGCTACAGCCCAAACAG GACGTGCTGGGCCTCCTCCCCGTGGGCAGCCCCCTGACCTCAAGCATCTCTTCTAGCATCACGTCCAGCCTGGCAGCTACTCCCCCTAGCCCTGTGGGCACCAGCAGCATCCCTGGCATGAATGCAAACGCACTGCCCTTCTACCCCACCAGCGACACGGTAGAGTCGGTCATAG AGTCAGCCCTGGATGACCTGGACCTGAACGAGTTTGGGGTGGCCGCCCTGGAGAAGACTTTTGATAGCAGCACAGTGCCCCACCCGGGCAGCATCACAATCG GCGGCAGTTTGCTGCAGAGTTCTGCACCTGTGAACATCCCTGGCTCCCTGGGCAGCTCTGCCTCCTTCCACTCAGCGTCCCCGTCCCCTCCTGTCAGTCTCTCCTCACATTTCCTGCAGCAGCCCCAGAGCCACCTGAGCCAGTCAGAAAACACGTTTTTGGGGACCTCAGCATCACATGGATCTTTGG GTCTGAACGGGATGAACAGCAGCATCTGGGAGCACTTTGCCTCTGGAAGCTTCTCCCCAGGCACATCTCCTGCCTTCCTGTCAGGCCCGGGGGCTGCAGAGCTGGCCCGGCTTCGGCAAGAGCTAGAGGAAGCCAACTGCACCATCAAGCAGTGGGAGGAGTCCTGGAAGCAAGCCAAGCAG GCTTGTGATGCCtggaagaaggaggcagaggaggCCAGCGAGCGGGCCAGTGCGGCTGGCGCCGAGTGCGAGCTGGCCCGGGAGCAGCGTGATGCGCTGGAGGTGCAGGTGAAGAAACTGCAGGAGGAGCTGGAGCGGCTGCACGCGGGGCCTGACCCACCGGCCCTGCCCGCCTTCTCCGACCTGGAGGCCCTCTcgctctccaccctctattcccTCCAGAAGCAGCTGCGggcccacctggagcaagtgGACAAG GCCGTGTTCCACGTGCAGTCGGTGAAATGCCTTAAGTGTCAAGAGCAGAGCCGGGCGGTGCTGCCATGCCAACATGCTGTGCTGTGCGAGCTGTGTGCTGAGGGTGGCGAGTGTCCTGTCTGCCAGCCCGGCCGGGCCCACACCCTGCAGTCGTGA
- the UNK gene encoding RING finger protein unkempt homolog isoform X5 — translation MSKGPGPGGSAASSAPPAATAQVLQAQPEKPQHYTYLKEFRTEQCPLFVQHKCTQHRPYTCFHWHFVNQRRRRSIRRRDGTFNYSPDVYCTKYDEATGLCPEGDECPFLHRTTGDTERRYHLRYYKTGICIHETDSKGNCTKNGLHCAFAHGPHDLRSPVYDIRELQAMEALQNGQTTVEGSIEGQSAGAASHAMIEKILSEEPRWQETTYVLGNYKTEPCKKPPRLCRQGYACPYYHNSKDRRRSPRKHKYRSSPCPNVKHGDEWGDPGKCENGDACQYCHTRTEQQFHPEIYKSTKCNDMQQSGSCPRGPFCAFAHVEQPPLSDDLQPSSAVSSPTQPGPVLYMPSAAGDSVPVSPSSPHAPDLSTLLCRNSSLGSPSNLCGSPPGSIRKPPNLEGIVFPGEPSLAPSSYKKAPGFEREDQVGAEYLKNFKCQAKIKSHSLEPRSQEQPLLQPKQDVLGLLPVGSPLTSSISSSITSSLAATPPSPVGTSSIPGMNANALPFYPTSDTVESVIESALDDLDLNEFGVAALEKTFDSSTVPHPGSITIGGSLLQSSAPVNIPGSLGSSASFHSASPSPPVSLSSHFLQQPQSHLSQSENTFLGTSASHGSLGLNGMNSSIWEHFASGSFSPGTSPAFLSGPGAAELARLRQELEEANCTIKQWEESWKQAKQACDAWKKEAEEASERASAAGAECELAREQRDALEVQVKKLQEELERLHAGPDPPALPAFSDLEALSLSTLYSLQKQLRAHLEQVDKAVFHVQSVKCLKCQEQSRAVLPCQHAVLCELCAEGGECPVCQPGRAHTLQS, via the exons GTACCTGAAGGAGTTCCGCACGGAGCAGTGCCCACTCTTTGTGCAGCACAAATGCACTCAGCATCGGCCCTATACCTGCTTCCACTGGCACTTCGTGAACCAGCGGCGCCGCCGGTCCATCCGCCGCCGGGACGGCACCTTCAACTACAGCCCCGACGTCTACTGCACCAAATACGACGAGGCGACAGGCCTCTGCCCGGAGGGCGACGA GTGCCCGTTCCTACACAGGACCACAGGGGACACTGAGCGCAGGTACCACCTACGCTACTACAAAACTGGAATCTGCATCCACGAGACAGACTCCAAAGGCAACTGCACCAAAAACGGCCTACACTGCGCTTTCGCCCACGGGCCCCATGATCTCCGCTCCCCTGTCTACGATATCAG GGAGCTCCAGGCCATGGAGGCCTTGCAGAATGGCCAGACCACAGTAGAGGGCAGCATTGAGGGCCAGTCGGCTGGGGCTGCGAGCCATGCCATGATAGAGAAGATCCTTAGCGAGGAGCCACGGTGGCAAG AGACTACTTATGTGCTGGGGAACTATAAGACGGAGCCGTGCAAGAAGCCCCCGcggctgtgccgccagggctatGCCTGTCCCTACTACCACAACAGCAAGGACCGGCGGCGGAGTCCCCGGAAGCACAAATACAG GTCATCTCCGTGTCCAAATGTGAAACACGGGGACGAGTGGGGAGACCCTGGCAAGTGTGAGAATGGAGATGCCTGCCAGTATTGCCACACCCGCACGGAGCAGcagttccacccagag ATCTACAAATCCACCAAGTGCAACGACATGCAGCAGTCGGGTAGCTGTCCTCGCGGACCCTTCTGCGCCTTTGCCCACGTAGAAC AGCCACCCCTAAGTGATGACCTGCAGCCTTCTTCAGCTGTATCCAGCCCCACCCAGCCGGGTCCCGTCCTGTACATGCCGTCTGCTGCCGGAGACTCGGTGCCTGTGAGCCCCTCCAGCCCGCACGCCCCTGACCTCAGCACC CTGCTCTGTAGAAACAGCAGCCTGGGCAGCCCATCGAACCTCTGCGGCTCTCCGCCGGGCTCCATCAGGAAGCCCCCCAACCTGGAGGGCATTGTCTTCCCTGGGGAGCCCAGCCTTGCCCCCAGCAGCTACAAGAAGGCTCCTGGCTTCGAGAGGGAAGACCAGGTGGGAGCTGAGTACCTGAAAAATTTCAAATGCCAG GCCAAAATAAAATCCCATTCCCTAGAGCCCAGAAGTCAAGAGCAGCCTCTGCTACAGCCCAAACAG GACGTGCTGGGCCTCCTCCCCGTGGGCAGCCCCCTGACCTCAAGCATCTCTTCTAGCATCACGTCCAGCCTGGCAGCTACTCCCCCTAGCCCTGTGGGCACCAGCAGCATCCCTGGCATGAATGCAAACGCACTGCCCTTCTACCCCACCAGCGACACGGTAGAGTCGGTCATAG AGTCAGCCCTGGATGACCTGGACCTGAACGAGTTTGGGGTGGCCGCCCTGGAGAAGACTTTTGATAGCAGCACAGTGCCCCACCCGGGCAGCATCACAATCG GCGGCAGTTTGCTGCAGAGTTCTGCACCTGTGAACATCCCTGGCTCCCTGGGCAGCTCTGCCTCCTTCCACTCAGCGTCCCCGTCCCCTCCTGTCAGTCTCTCCTCACATTTCCTGCAGCAGCCCCAGAGCCACCTGAGCCAGTCAGAAAACACGTTTTTGGGGACCTCAGCATCACATGGATCTTTGG GTCTGAACGGGATGAACAGCAGCATCTGGGAGCACTTTGCCTCTGGAAGCTTCTCCCCAGGCACATCTCCTGCCTTCCTGTCAGGCCCGGGGGCTGCAGAGCTGGCCCGGCTTCGGCAAGAGCTAGAGGAAGCCAACTGCACCATCAAGCAGTGGGAGGAGTCCTGGAAGCAAGCCAAGCAG GCTTGTGATGCCtggaagaaggaggcagaggaggCCAGCGAGCGGGCCAGTGCGGCTGGCGCCGAGTGCGAGCTGGCCCGGGAGCAGCGTGATGCGCTGGAGGTGCAGGTGAAGAAACTGCAGGAGGAGCTGGAGCGGCTGCACGCGGGGCCTGACCCACCGGCCCTGCCCGCCTTCTCCGACCTGGAGGCCCTCTcgctctccaccctctattcccTCCAGAAGCAGCTGCGggcccacctggagcaagtgGACAAG GCCGTGTTCCACGTGCAGTCGGTGAAATGCCTTAAGTGTCAAGAGCAGAGCCGGGCGGTGCTGCCATGCCAACATGCTGTGCTGTGCGAGCTGTGTGCTGAGGGTGGCGAGTGTCCTGTCTGCCAGCCCGGCCGGGCCCACACCCTGCAGTCGTGA